One genomic segment of Melospiza melodia melodia isolate bMelMel2 chromosome 22, bMelMel2.pri, whole genome shotgun sequence includes these proteins:
- the LCNL1 gene encoding lipocalin-like 1 protein gives MRTLGLSLGMVLLCLWRVQAGDPGTAEPDESKIAGTWYITAMASDSESYLQKKDQLKMAMASIEVRGDGDLKVSFAIPTPGRCMKFESIYKPTGSLGEYYSSDRGNKTVRLVDTDGSSYMVVFATREKEGKTLHMLRLYSKTQWVRPKIKLLFKRLAKLNGFTDETIWILPRQEECRLGEP, from the exons ATGAGGACCCTGGGGCTGAGCCTGGGCATGGTCCTGCTGTGCTTGTGGCGGGTGCAGGCTGGGGACCCGGGAACGGCGGAGCCGGACGAGAGCAAG ATTGCAGGGACATGGTACATCACTGCTATGGCCTCTGACTCGGAGAGCTACCTCCAAAAAAAGGACCAGCtgaagatggcaatggccagcaTTGAGGTCCGGGGGGATGGTGACCTGAAGGTCTCCTTTGCAATTCCCAC ccctgggagatgTATGAAGTTTGAATCGATCTACAAGCCCACAGGCAGCCTGGGTGAATACTACAGCTCTG ACAGAGGCAATAAGACGGTGCGGCTGGTGGATACCGACGGCAGCTCCTACATGGTTGTCTTTGCCaccagagagaaagaggggaagaCCTTGCACATGCTGAGACTTTACA GCAAAACCCAGTGGGTGAGACCCAAAATCAAGTTGCTGTTCAAGAGACTTGCCAAGCTGAATGGCTTCACCGACGAGACAATCTGGATTTTGCCCAGGCAGG AGGAATGCAGACTTGGTGAACCGTAG
- the LCN15 gene encoding lipocalin-15 isoform X3 — MAAALSSLALALLCLLQAGAQVPVQPDLDTEKFAGEWHVTAIASNCSVFLKMKDGMKSSTAIVSFTPEGDLAMKLVLPLMDKCQEFELLFQQSGQAGRYMGAQEKRNLCVMETDYSHYAVLHEVQHSEAEPSTALQLLTREQDVSPQLLQKFMELIPTMGLTQDMLAILPKSDQCTRDMS; from the exons ATGGCAGCagcactgtccagcctggctctagccctgctctgcctgctgcaggcaggagccCAGGTGCCCGTGCAGCCGGACCTGGACACCGAGAAG TTTGCAGGGGAGTGGCATGTCACAGCCATTGCTTCCAACTGCTCCGTCTTCCTGAAGATGAAGGATGGGATGAAGTCATCCACGGCCATCGTCAGCTTCACACCAGAAGGGGACCTGGCCATGAAGTTGGTCTTACCCCT GATGGACAAATGCCAAGAGTTTGAGCTGCTCTTCCAGCAGAGTGGGCAGGCGGGGCGCTACATGG GAGCACAAGAGAAGAGGAATCTGTGTGTGATGGAGACAGACTACAGCCACTACGCTGTCCTGCACGAGGTCCAGCACAGCGAGGCAGAGCCCAGCACGGCGCTGCAGCTCCTCA CAAGGGAGCAGGACGTgagcccccagctcctgcagaagtTCATGGAGCTCATCCCCACCATGGGCCTGACTCAGGACATGCTGGCCATCCTGCCCAAGTCAG ATCAATGCACCAGGGACATGAG ctga
- the LCN15 gene encoding lipocalin-15 isoform X2, with protein MAAALSSLALALLCLLQAGAQVPVQPDLDTEKFAGEWHVTAIASNCSVFLKMKDGMKSSTAIVSFTPEGDLAMKLVLPLMDKCQEFELLFQQSGQAGRYMGAQEKRNLCVMETDYSHYAVLHEVQHSEAEPSTALQLLTREQDVSPQLLQKFMELIPTMGLTQDMLAILPKSADQCTRDMS; from the exons ATGGCAGCagcactgtccagcctggctctagccctgctctgcctgctgcaggcaggagccCAGGTGCCCGTGCAGCCGGACCTGGACACCGAGAAG TTTGCAGGGGAGTGGCATGTCACAGCCATTGCTTCCAACTGCTCCGTCTTCCTGAAGATGAAGGATGGGATGAAGTCATCCACGGCCATCGTCAGCTTCACACCAGAAGGGGACCTGGCCATGAAGTTGGTCTTACCCCT GATGGACAAATGCCAAGAGTTTGAGCTGCTCTTCCAGCAGAGTGGGCAGGCGGGGCGCTACATGG GAGCACAAGAGAAGAGGAATCTGTGTGTGATGGAGACAGACTACAGCCACTACGCTGTCCTGCACGAGGTCCAGCACAGCGAGGCAGAGCCCAGCACGGCGCTGCAGCTCCTCA CAAGGGAGCAGGACGTgagcccccagctcctgcagaagtTCATGGAGCTCATCCCCACCATGGGCCTGACTCAGGACATGCTGGCCATCCTGCCCAAGTCAG CAGATCAATGCACCAGGGACATGAG ctga
- the LCN15 gene encoding lipocalin-15 isoform X1 produces MAAALSSLALALLCLLQAGAQVPVQPDLDTEKFAGEWHVTAIASNCSVFLKMKDGMKSSTAIVSFTPEGDLAMKLVLPLMDKCQEFELLFQQSGQAGRYMGAQEKRNLCVMETDYSHYAVLHEVQHSEAEPSTALQLLSMLGVGTWLLERDEGTSSRQGLGSPPLPRATTSSTPCPSPRELILG; encoded by the exons ATGGCAGCagcactgtccagcctggctctagccctgctctgcctgctgcaggcaggagccCAGGTGCCCGTGCAGCCGGACCTGGACACCGAGAAG TTTGCAGGGGAGTGGCATGTCACAGCCATTGCTTCCAACTGCTCCGTCTTCCTGAAGATGAAGGATGGGATGAAGTCATCCACGGCCATCGTCAGCTTCACACCAGAAGGGGACCTGGCCATGAAGTTGGTCTTACCCCT GATGGACAAATGCCAAGAGTTTGAGCTGCTCTTCCAGCAGAGTGGGCAGGCGGGGCGCTACATGG GAGCACAAGAGAAGAGGAATCTGTGTGTGATGGAGACAGACTACAGCCACTACGCTGTCCTGCACGAGGTCCAGCACAGCGAGGCAGAGCCCAGCACGGCGCTGCAGCTCCTCAGTATGTTGGGAGTGGGGACCTGGCTCCTGGAAAGGGATGAGGgcaccagcagcaggcagggactgGGCTCCCCACCACTACCCAGggccaccaccagcagcaccccATGTCCATCACCTAGGGAATTAATTTTGGGGTGA
- the LOC134428207 gene encoding lipocalin-like isoform X1, producing MQTMLLSILGLALLGTLHAQDSIPVQADFQQDKLTGRWYSIGLASNSNWFKEKRNLMKMCTTIISTTAEGNLEVTSTYPKGDQCVTRNSLYTKTEQPGRFSYTSPRECSVSMGQPRTCSQPCCPCFCLVADLELRAELCPMFPTGWGSKHNIHVVETNYDEYALVATQISKSTGPSTMVLLYSRTKELSPERLEMFTQFSRGQGLTDEEILILPQTDKCMADAA from the exons aTGCAGACCATGCTGCTCAGCatcctggggctggccctgctcggGACACTGCACGCCCAGGACAGCATTCCTGTCCAGGCTGACTTCCAGCAGGACAAG CTCACAGGGAGATGGTACAGCATCGGCCTGGCCTCCAACTCTAACTGGTTCAAAGAGAAGAGGAACCTGATGAAGATGTGCACAACCATCATCTCCACCACAGCAGAGGGGAATCTGGAAGTTACCTCCACCTACCCAAA GGGTGACCAGTGCGTGACGAGGAACAGTCTTTACACCAAGACAGAGCAGCCGGGGCGCTTCAGCTACACCAGCCCACGTGAGTGCTCAGTTTCCATGGGGCAGCCCCGGacgtgctcccagccctgctgtccctgcttctgccttGTGGCTGATTtggagctcagggctgagctgtgccccatgttccccacaggctggggcagcaaGCACAACATCCATGTGGTGGAGACCAACTACGATGAGTACGCCTTGGTGGCCACCCAGATCTCCAAGAGCACTGGTCCCTCCACCATGGTGCTGCTCTACA GCCGGACAAAGGAGCTGAGTCCCGAACGCCTGGAGATGTTCACCCAGTTCTCCAGGGGGCAGGGCCTGACCGACGAGGAGATCCTCATCCTGCCCCAGACGG ACAAATGCATGGCAGATGCTGCTTAG
- the LOC134428207 gene encoding lipocalin-like isoform X3, translating to MQTMLLSILGLALLGTLHAQDSIPVQADFQQDKLTGRWYSIGLASNSNWFKEKRNLMKMCTTIISTTAEGNLEVTSTYPKGDQCVTRNSLYTKTEQPGRFSYTSPRWGSKHNIHVVETNYDEYALVATQISKSTGPSTMVLLYSRTKELSPERLEMFTQFSRGQGLTDEEILILPQTDKCMADAA from the exons aTGCAGACCATGCTGCTCAGCatcctggggctggccctgctcggGACACTGCACGCCCAGGACAGCATTCCTGTCCAGGCTGACTTCCAGCAGGACAAG CTCACAGGGAGATGGTACAGCATCGGCCTGGCCTCCAACTCTAACTGGTTCAAAGAGAAGAGGAACCTGATGAAGATGTGCACAACCATCATCTCCACCACAGCAGAGGGGAATCTGGAAGTTACCTCCACCTACCCAAA GGGTGACCAGTGCGTGACGAGGAACAGTCTTTACACCAAGACAGAGCAGCCGGGGCGCTTCAGCTACACCAGCCCAC gctggggcagcaaGCACAACATCCATGTGGTGGAGACCAACTACGATGAGTACGCCTTGGTGGCCACCCAGATCTCCAAGAGCACTGGTCCCTCCACCATGGTGCTGCTCTACA GCCGGACAAAGGAGCTGAGTCCCGAACGCCTGGAGATGTTCACCCAGTTCTCCAGGGGGCAGGGCCTGACCGACGAGGAGATCCTCATCCTGCCCCAGACGG ACAAATGCATGGCAGATGCTGCTTAG
- the LOC134428207 gene encoding lipocalin-like isoform X2: MQTMLLSILGLALLGTLHAQDSIPVQADFQQDKVTQANRHHLRGGGLSGGCVQLTGRWYSIGLASNSNWFKEKRNLMKMCTTIISTTAEGNLEVTSTYPKGDQCVTRNSLYTKTEQPGRFSYTSPRWGSKHNIHVVETNYDEYALVATQISKSTGPSTMVLLYSRTKELSPERLEMFTQFSRGQGLTDEEILILPQTDKCMADAA; this comes from the exons aTGCAGACCATGCTGCTCAGCatcctggggctggccctgctcggGACACTGCACGCCCAGGACAGCATTCCTGTCCAGGCTGACTTCCAGCAGGACAAGGTGACCCAGGCCAACCGGCATCACCTCCGAGGag GGGGGCTGAGTGGAGGCTGTGTGCAGCTCACAGGGAGATGGTACAGCATCGGCCTGGCCTCCAACTCTAACTGGTTCAAAGAGAAGAGGAACCTGATGAAGATGTGCACAACCATCATCTCCACCACAGCAGAGGGGAATCTGGAAGTTACCTCCACCTACCCAAA GGGTGACCAGTGCGTGACGAGGAACAGTCTTTACACCAAGACAGAGCAGCCGGGGCGCTTCAGCTACACCAGCCCAC gctggggcagcaaGCACAACATCCATGTGGTGGAGACCAACTACGATGAGTACGCCTTGGTGGCCACCCAGATCTCCAAGAGCACTGGTCCCTCCACCATGGTGCTGCTCTACA GCCGGACAAAGGAGCTGAGTCCCGAACGCCTGGAGATGTTCACCCAGTTCTCCAGGGGGCAGGGCCTGACCGACGAGGAGATCCTCATCCTGCCCCAGACGG ACAAATGCATGGCAGATGCTGCTTAG
- the C8G gene encoding complement component C8 gamma chain: MAALRTLLLLGLLLTARGQRAARRRRPPPPQSALETVAAQEGLSLHQLSGKWFLVGMASHCSYLAEHSHQLEATTVTMTVLDGQSLAISTFRKLDRMCWEIRQHYLPAQAPGRFLLKGHRKSSKVDVVVGEADPSSFIILYYQKGRSISVKLYGRSSRVSDAVVDKFEQRARAVGLSQDVTYYFPTYGFCDSADEFHVLDETKL, from the exons ATGGCGGCCCtgcgcaccctcctgctcctcgggCTGCTCCTCACGGCGAGGGGGCAGAGGGCGGCGCGGAGACGGCGGCCGCCCCCTCCCCAGAGTGCGCTCGAAACAGTGGCGGCTCAGGAGGGGCTCAGCCTCCACCAG ctctcagggaagtgGTTCCTGGTCGGCATGGCCTCCCACTGCAGCTACCTGGCAGAGCACAGCCACCAGCTGGAGGCCACGACAGTGACAATGACCGTCCTGGATGGGCAGAGCCTGGCCATCAGCACCTTCAGGAAGCT ggacaggatgtGCTGGGAAATCAGGCAGCACTACCTTCCCGCCCAGGCCCCCGGACGCTTCCTGCTGAAGG GCCATAGGAAAAGCAGCAAAGTGGATGTGGTGGTGGGTGAGGCTGACCCCAGCAGCTTCATCATTCTCTATTACCAGAAGGGCCGCAGCATCTCTGTTAAGCTCTATG GACGGAGCAGCCGCGTCAGTGACGCCGTCGTGGACAAGTTCGAGCAGCGCGCCAGGGCCGTGGGGCTGAGCCAGGATGTCACCTACTACTTCCCCACCTATG GATTTTGTGACTCTGCAGATGAGTTTCACGTCCTCGATG AAACGAAGCTGTAG